From a single Apium graveolens cultivar Ventura chromosome 2, ASM990537v1, whole genome shotgun sequence genomic region:
- the LOC141705682 gene encoding putative serine/threonine-protein kinase At1g09600 has protein sequence MGNCCLPLIRHFGNDEDALESLPLHSEGNWSHGISRHNSLSTYTSFPNYSPSWNKENRKKKALYAFRGCHPGIGRILKGGEAELIAAGWPSWMVEDASEAIREWISRKLKSFQRLRQIGEGSHVYQALDLENQRIVVLKKIRVNIWEPETIRFMSREIRILRSLHHPNIIKLEGVVASEFSYSLYLVLEYIEHDLAGLGSTGLKFTEAQAPTFCLMAMGT, from the exons ATGGGGAATTGTTGTCTACCGTTGATTAGACACTTTGGCAATGATGAAGATGCATTGGAAAGTTTACCATTGCATAGTGAAGGTAATTGGAGTCATGGGATATCAAGGCACAATTCTCTTTCTACGTATACTTCCTTTCCAAACTATTCGCCTTCTTGGAATAAAGAGAATCGAAAGAAAAAGGCTCTGTATGCTTTCCGCGGGTGCCATCCTGGCATTGGAAGAATTCTTAAAGGTGGTGAGGCTGAGCTGATTGCAGCAGGATGGCCTTCATGGATGGTTGAAGATGCCAGTGAAGCTATAAGGGAATGGATTTCACGAAAATTAAAGTCTTTTCAGAGATTACGACAA ATTGGTGAAGGCAGCCATGTTTATCAGGCACTTGATCTCGAGAATCAGAGAATCGTTGTGTTAAAGAAGATCAGAGTCAACATTTgggaacctgaaaccattcgcTTCATGTCCAGAGAGATTAGAATTCTACGCAGTCTACACCATCCTAACATTATAAAATTGGAAGGTGTAGTTGCATCAGAGTTTTCATACAGTTTGTACCTTGTACTGGAGTACATAGAACATGATCTTGCAGGGCTTGGTTCCACTGGCCTCAAGTTTACCGAAGCTCAG GCTCCAACCTTCT